The Polaribacter sp. Q13 sequence GTTAAATAGAATTCTGCGCGAAGAAATTGCAGGCTTACTTTCTGAAACCAATGTAGGTAACGAAACCGAATTTGTAATTCCGGAAATACCTAAAGATAAAGACGGTAATAAAATGCCTTATGTCTTAATGGTAGTTGGTGTAAATGGAGTTGGTAAAACAACTACTATTGGTAAGTTAGCAGCACAATTTAAAAAACAAGGATTAAAAGTTGTTTTAGGAGCAGCCGATACTTTTAGAGCAGCAGCCATAGACCAATTACAAGTTTGGGCAGACAGAACAGATGTACCAATTGTACGTCAAGAAATGGGATCTGATCCTGCTTCTGTTGCTTTTGATACCTTAAAATCTGCAGTAAATCAAGAGGCAGATGTTGTAATTATAGACACTGCAGGTCGTTTACATAATAAGGTTAATTTAATGAATGAGTTAACGAAGATAAAACGTGTAATGCAAAAAGTGGTTGACAATTCTCCACATGATGTATTATTAGTTTTAGATGGTTCTACAGGTCAGAATGCCTTTGAGCAAGCTAAACAATTTACTTTGGCTACAGAAGTTACTTCTTTAGCAGTTACTAAATTAGATGGTACAGCAAAAGGTGGTGTTGTTATTGGTATTTCAGATCAATTTAAAATACCTGTAAAATATATTGGAGTAGGAGAAGGAATTGATGATTTACAAGTGTTTAATAAACATGAATTTGTAGATTCATTTTTTAAATAAACCTTACTCATTAAAAT is a genomic window containing:
- the ftsY gene encoding signal recognition particle-docking protein FtsY, with the translated sequence MSFFKKIFSKEKKETLDKGLEKSKESFFGKLTKAVAGKSKVDDAVLDNLEEILVASDVGVDTTLKVIERIEARVAKDKYVGTDELNRILREEIAGLLSETNVGNETEFVIPEIPKDKDGNKMPYVLMVVGVNGVGKTTTIGKLAAQFKKQGLKVVLGAADTFRAAAIDQLQVWADRTDVPIVRQEMGSDPASVAFDTLKSAVNQEADVVIIDTAGRLHNKVNLMNELTKIKRVMQKVVDNSPHDVLLVLDGSTGQNAFEQAKQFTLATEVTSLAVTKLDGTAKGGVVIGISDQFKIPVKYIGVGEGIDDLQVFNKHEFVDSFFK